The genomic interval TCTAGGCTTGTCTATAAGTGCCGTCAGCTCAGCAGCCGTCAACGAAAACTCATACGGCATATCACCTCTACTCATTACGGGAAAATCAGTAACAGGAAGGCAGGCAAGCGAGAAATTACAAGAGCCTGACGCTATTTCGATATGACCGGTATCAGATGCATCACCCTTTATGGAAACCTGTGCTCCGTCAGGCAATTTCCTTACTATCTCATATAAAGTATGGGCAGATACGGTCAAAGCCCCTTCTTCAGATATATCGGCTTCCAGTTTCTCCGTTACGGCAATGTCCATATCAGTGGCTGTCAGGTTTATTTGTCCGCCAAAAGCCTCTATTTTAACATTCGACAATATCGCTATCGTATTCCGCCTCTCCACAACCGACTGCACGTGTCCCAAAGCCTTTAAAAGCTGCGATCTGTCAATCGTAAAACCCAATGAAGACGAAATATTTTCCGCCTGTTGTTCGTCCGACCGGACTTCTGCTAATTCTGTCATATTTACCAAACTTTATACTATATTAATACTAAAAATTATTCTGGACATTATCAGCAAAAAATCATTTATGCAAGCAGTCTTGAACACGAAATTATAAAACAATTTTTACTCCAACAACCTCTTCTTCCAGCTCTCTAGTTGTTCAACATCAATACCGGCATACACAACCCCTATAGGCTCATCATTGAGTGTTGCAATAAACGCAACCTCTACCTGAAAAAACTCCGTATTATAATCAAACGCAAGGTCGCTTATATACGTTCCGTAAGACCTTGAGCCGAGAGTTTTGGTCCATTTCTCGTTATTACCTTGCCAATAATCGTCACTAATCATACTTTGTCCGGCATTTATACCATAGGCATCTATTATGATTATTTCAGTGAATAATCCCTGTGATTCCTTTTGCTTAATTTTCAGGAAATTTGAAAGGTCATTTTCCAGAACCCTATCCGTAAGAGGTCTTTTATTCTTCCTGCGTTCCCCCATCCACGTATCATTTAATATCTTCTTATCCGTCTGGGACAAAAGCTCATTCTTTTCATTTTGCTTTTTTAATGCTTTGATAACAATATCATTTTTCAGCCACAACTTCATTTCGTTTACTACGAAATCATTGATATCGCTCCTGTAATCCTGCTGTGCAATGGCATTGAATGAAACCAAAACAGAAAAAAACAATACTATTAATATCCTGCTCATTTTTATACCCACCGATTAAACAATGTCTGCTAGGTTAGTTTTATTTATTTCATCTTTCAAGAAAAAGAGCAATTTACTGATTTGTCATTACTATAAAAGTTTATCGACTCGCAGATAAAAGAAGTCTTATCAACCGATGTTTTTGTTGTTGTAATTTTGTGCGAAAGCCAACGAACGACAGGCATTAGTCTAATCAAATAATATGATTATTAATCTTTTTAGTTTAGAAATACTATAAAAGCTACTAAACTAACCTCTTTAAATACATTATGGATATAAAATAAATATGCCGTTATTTAATAATATAACCATCATCGGATTAGGACTTATCGGCAGTTCCATAGCACAGGCTGCAAAAAAATACCATGCCGCAAAAACCGTTACTGCATTTGACCTAAACCAAGAATCCATAAACAAAGCACTTGAATTGGGCATTATTGACAGCGGATATAACAACCTTACCGATTCCGTAAAAGATAGTCAGATGGTTATAATCTGTACCCCTATTAGCACTTATGAAGCAATTATAAATGAAATAGCTCCCAAACTTGATAAAAATACGATAATCACAGATGTAGGCTCTGTAAAAAAATCAGTGATAGACATTATTTTACCTAAATTAAAATACCCTGAAAATTTTGTTCCCGCCCACCCCATTGCAGGTTCTGAAAAATCCGGTTTACTTGCAGGTAATGCAGACCTTTTCTTAAATAAAGAATTCATAATAAGTCCGGCAGAAAAAAGCTCTTCATCCTCAATCACAAAAGTTGATCGGTTCTGGCAGACCCTCGGCAGTAATATCGAAATAATACCACCCGAAGAACACGACGAAATATACGCAAAATCATCACATATACCCCACTTAGCCGCTTTTTGCTATGCTAGATTCATGATGAAAAATCAGCACATGCCACTTGCAAAGTTAGTTGAAAACCAAGGGGACGAGTTCGCAGCTTTTGTAAGGCTGGCATTTTCTAACCCGCAAATGTGGACGGATATATTTTTATATAACAAAGAACCTATAATTAAAAATACTGAAAAATACCTTCTTACCCCTTCAAATATTATTAAAAATAACGATGAAATCACAGTGTTATATGAAAGAATAAAAAACGCTGCAAACATAAGAGCAAAGTTTCAGAAAAAAGGACACTTTACAAAAGAGCTTAACAAAAACGATATTTCAACAGGGATTATCCCGTTATTAATATCATGCCTGCTAATAGAATCAGTAGAAGGAAACCCGAAGGTTGGCGGTGGCTTTTTAGGAATGACGCAAGTTATACTTAACCCGAATGAGGCAATAAAACAAACTATACGCACTCAAATTGACGAATATAACGATAAATACAATCAATTATTATGTGAATATGAAAAACTTCTAAACTATATAAAAAGCTCCGATAAAAAAAACATTTACTCCTATTTATCTGAAATAAAATAGATAAATTATAAAAAATACAATTATTAACAACTAATTAA from Pseudomonadota bacterium carries:
- a CDS encoding prephenate dehydrogenase/arogenate dehydrogenase family protein, producing the protein MPLFNNITIIGLGLIGSSIAQAAKKYHAAKTVTAFDLNQESINKALELGIIDSGYNNLTDSVKDSQMVIICTPISTYEAIINEIAPKLDKNTIITDVGSVKKSVIDIILPKLKYPENFVPAHPIAGSEKSGLLAGNADLFLNKEFIISPAEKSSSSSITKVDRFWQTLGSNIEIIPPEEHDEIYAKSSHIPHLAAFCYARFMMKNQHMPLAKLVENQGDEFAAFVRLAFSNPQMWTDIFLYNKEPIIKNTEKYLLTPSNIIKNNDEITVLYERIKNAANIRAKFQKKGHFTKELNKNDISTGIIPLLISCLLIESVEGNPKVGGGFLGMTQVILNPNEAIKQTIRTQIDEYNDKYNQLLCEYEKLLNYIKSSDKKNIYSYLSEIK